The genomic region CACCCCTGCCGGGAAAGTCGTCGATCGCGCGATCGACATGAATCGGGTACCGATCTCCAGGATCGACGAGAACCTGATTACCCGGGGTCTTGGCCTGTATGGCTACTATCCGGAGATCCCGGCAGTACTTGGGACGGTCATGAAAGGACCGGCAAGAAATGCCGGACTACTCCCGGGTGACCGGATACTGGAGATCGATGGGCAATCCGTGCGCGACTGGAACGATCTGGCGACGAGGATTCACGGACGGCCCGGCAAGAAGACGCACCTGCTCGTGTCCCGGGATGGCCAGAAACTGCAGGTCGACGTCACACCCGACGAAAAGAAGATCGCCGATCAGACCGTCGGTCAAACTTCCGGATGATCTCCGGGCGACGCTTCGTTTTGGACCGGTCGAGGCCTTCGGCAATGCCGTCAACCAGACCTGGAACATGTCGGTACTGGCGCTCGAAATGATATATCGTATGGCCCGGCTGGAGGTGTCTTCACGCAACGTAGGCGGTCCATTGATGATCGCGGAGTATGCCGGCTATTCGGCGCAGATCGGCTGGGACGGGTTCGTTCTGTTTCTGGCGTTCTTCAGCGTGAGTCTTGGCGTCCTGAATCTCCTGCCTGTACCGGTACTGGACGGCGGCAACTTG from Acidiferrobacteraceae bacterium harbors:
- a CDS encoding RIP metalloprotease, translated to MARNCRSTSHPTKRRSPIRPSVKLPDDLRATLRFGPVEAFGNAVNQTWNMSVLALEMIYRMARLEVSSRNVGGPLMIAEYAGYSAQIGWDGFVLFLAFFSVSLGVLNLLPVPVLDGGNLLYNLFELVLRKPLPERVQIWGQQIGIALLVALTVLAFYNDLTRIFK